A genomic window from Engraulis encrasicolus isolate BLACKSEA-1 chromosome 14, IST_EnEncr_1.0, whole genome shotgun sequence includes:
- the si:ch211-159e12.5 gene encoding protein PRRC2C, whose translation MAFWTGNQTQAPQHGKYGTVPGRYYSQVYPDKGHVGDYHQYLHAQPDRVCEPNYWTMPGSRTGGVLQDYSNWTEPGASQHFPFALESQTRRQVAEQTVPERSEREWLLRERERERERVLQSQRWESLAHTQNPVHYRKEGAKRSLSSSSYRELEAWAARYCNSLPRRKRLEAGLWGAAQGATTSPQTQDWAGRGYGGEAYHRQPPTAATVGAPLPYDTRDWGQWERQDTRQPPPYKAPPPAAVPDPGKTPRVKGNAANLSLQRRTFSSPPCYIPPPPYSTPQTASQSAQQHQPARPQFRENMPAWDPAWEQQVRNRQHLQNYCTLPAVRRHDYTVLPQRERCSADDMEGLKWRRAAESHLAYDRSAYHQDPLRLKSWNPTTATTTTHNQQPQVYYHHQPQGLTTEPQVTPVPTTEAPPGPEENTKSKPKKRRGGETIFCLVSRMGGLTGLSSSPEDPLKAQSLPLFAVTPHPGVPQAAQSQPHPPQGSEESQHPQLADEVDSAEAAAPDRQQPGSATSGVPSSDTHGHGMDKDQRPKPRGLQHWMDDENEAAHREELRRAIQRCGSKLQAARRNFNTMGVKRDGAAETPSKGQAKTSSPTYLPARKTDMQQQEPQSDTSVKFPLWRQPKVPSRSNSMTEKNNDTGKDDNSDNGILVIDATCVVVRVEFIFPPKKEHVQYVCNQSELETQPESLNTNLTEQREHIESPNSDLLQSPETITESKSLQDRATRILAIPCSEPNGQNADFVDQVRTEDTLPSSEPNKMSDECHECPMESVPAVASCQDTDKQDSETCSEHADATAESSLETETNGCGESVVNRCDENSTQQLHEAHEQDENVYNSFSDRQEDGLDAESDMLIRTPTELSPHVGQESEDPFIEELQMPSVTVSLTSSKDCSDSTVQSLSSSVSPSTSRSNTPCESLHEEGSMEPTEPSSPPESTTNNEYLSESDMLPANVDVIGPLVTPASPTPSPDCRFPSPPSTPSLPLSPSISPLPVPTPPPPPPLSPQLMLLTPPPPPPPPPPLSNVSTPSSTTPPPSISPPPPPPSSPPPVPLSAPPQSHSGPSTPLGASPIPPISSIPDPPPPSSPLPTPEIHECPESVSRVEVSLPVTSAPPPPVPKEEAQCPKSLWDAVHRIRKHTAPDSENEEEEAAESWENPDSVGSDIVDLDLDDDSMFDHEAWTLQEVTSQYWNAAEHQCSTSDRSASASGTVAEGELGSFNLIKPGKGGSKGHSEEDTLSCSSSDSHASRDTVIMGDGEGEGEEGEDRLLETEAEDGRAEDFTTFSDQTESLNEELDVITKTSQSDDNDLDGSNDTDLAGMHETPMLASEKEGSKGSVKIYTTEGVEENRQSEGVTESQATLSSDYDA comes from the exons ATGGCATTTTGGACAGGGAATCAGACACAGGCACCTCAACATGGAAAATATGGAACAGTTCCTGGACGATACTACTCTCAAGT CTATCCAGACAAGGGGCATGTTGGAGATTATCACCAGTACTTACACGCGCAGCCCGACCGTGTGTGCGAGCCTAACTACTGGACGATGCCAGGATCTAGAACTGGAGGGGTGCTGCAAGACTACTCCAACTGGACCGAGCCAGGAGCCTCTCAACACTTCCCCTTCGCCTTAGAGAGCCAAACCCGGCGACAGGTTGCAGAACAGACAGTGCCCGAGCGATCCGAGAGGGAGTGGCTGCTTAGAGAG agggaaagagagagagaaagggttttACAAAGCCAAAGATGGGAGTCCCTTGCTCACACCCAAAATCCTGTTCACTACCGTAAGGAGGGAGCCAAGAGGAGCTTGAGTAGTAGCAGTTATCGGGAGCTGGAGGCCTGGGCGGCCcgctactgcaactccctccccAGGAGGAAGCGCCTCGAGGCGGGCCTGTGGGGCGCCGCTCAAGGGGCCACGACCAGTCCACAAACCCAGGACTGGGCAGGCAGAGGTTACGGTGGGGAAGCGTACCACAGGCAACCCCCAACCGCGGCCACCGTAGGGGCGCCGTTACCGTACGATACGAGAGACTGGGGACAGTGGGAAAGACAGGACACCCGGCAGCCTCCGCCGTATAAAGCTCCACCCCCCGCTGCAGTCCCTGACCCTGGAAAGACGCCCAGAGTGAAGGGAAATGCCGCCAACCTCAGCCTCCAAAGGAGAACCTTCAGCTCCCCTCCTTGCTACATCCCACCGCCACCCTACAGCACTCCACAGACAGCGAGTCAGTCAGCCCAACAGCATCAACCTGCTAGGCCACAGTTCAGAGAAAACATGCCTGCTTGGGACCCTGCTTGGGAACAACAGGTCAGGAACAGACAACATTTGCAGAATTACTGCACCCTGCCAGCTGTGAGGAGGCATGACTACACGGTGCTACCCCAGAGGGAGAGGTGCAGCGCAGACGACATGGAAGGACTGAAGTGGAGGAGGGCTGCTGAGAGCCACTTGGCATATGACAGGAGTGCATACCACCAAGATCCACTCAGGCTGAAATCATGGAACCCCACCACTGctaccacaacaacacacaatcaACAGCCTCAGGTGTACTATCACCATCAACCGCAGGGCCTTACTACGGAGCCCCAGGTGACACCGGTTCCAACCACCGAGGCACCACCAGGCCCTGAGGAGAACACTAAAAGCAAGCCGAAGAAAcgaagaggaggggagacgatTTTTTGCTTGGTGTCACGCATGGGTGGTTTAACAGGCCTCTCCAGCTCTCCAGAGGACCCACTCAAGGCCCAGTCTTTGCCCTTGTTTGCTGTGACTCCGCATCCCGGGGTGCCCCAGGCAGCTCAGTCACAGCCGCATCCACCACAGGGGTCAGAAGAGAGTCAGCATCCACAACTCGCAGACGAGGTTGACTCTGCAGAAGCAGCAGCCCCTGACAGACAGCAGCCCGGCTCTGCTACCTCTGGTGTTCCGTCGTCTGACACACATGGCCATGGAATGGACAAGGACCAGCGACCGAAACCCAGGGGGCTCCAGCACTGGATGGATGATGAAAACGAGGCAGCGCACAGAGAGGAACTGCGGCGGGCCATCCAGAGGTGTGGGTCAAAGCTCCAGGCGGCGAGGAGGAATTTCAATACCATGGGCGTCAAAAGAGACGGCGCCGCGGAGACTCCCTCGAAAGGACAGGCCAAGACGTCCTCGCCGACATATCTCCCAGCCAGAAAGACGGACATGCAGCAGCAGGAGCCACAAAGTGATACATCGGTGAAGTTCCCCTTGTGGAGACAGCCAAAGGTGCCCAGCCGATCAAATTCTATGACAGAGAAAAATAATGACACAGGTAAAGATGACA ATAGCGACAATGGCATTTTAGTAATTGATGCCACCTGTGTTGTTGTCAGGGTCGAGTTCATCTTCCCCCCTAAGAAGGAACACGTTCAGTATGTTT GTAATCAGTCTGAACTTGAAACTCAACCAGAGTCATTGAATACAAACTTAACAGAGCAGAGAGAACACATCGAGTCTCCTAATTCTGACCTTCTGCAATCACCAGAAACCATCACAGAGAGCAAGTCACTGCAGGATAGAGCTACAAGAATCTTAGCAATCCCATGTTCAGAACCTAATGGCCAGAACGCAGATTTTGTTGATCAGGTACGAACAGAGGACACATTGCCATCAAGCGAACCTAATAAAATGTCAGATGAATGCCATGAGTGTCCTATGGAGAGTGTGCCAGCAGTTGCCTCATGtcaagacacagacaaacaggacTCGGAAACCTGTAGTGAGCATGCTGATGCGACTGCGGAGAGTTCACTTGAAACTGAGACGAATGGCTGTGGTGAATCTGTAGTGAATCGCTGTGATGAGAACAGCACTCAACAACTACATGAGGCCCATGAGCAAGACGAAAATGTGTATAATAGTTTCAGTGATAGACAAGAGGATGGTCTCGATGCAGAATCAGACATGCTGATCAGAACACCCACCGAACTCAGTCCGCACGTCGGTCAGGAGTCAGAGGATCCGTTTATTGAGGAGTTGCAGATGCCCTCTGTAACAGTCTCCCTCACCTCATCTAAAGACTGCTCAGACAGCACAGTGCAATCCCTCTCTAGCTCTGTTTCACCATCCACATCCAGGTCTAACACGCCCTGTGAGTCCCTGCATGAGGAAGGCTCCATGGAGCCTACTGAGCCCTCCTCTCCACCTGAGTCCACCACAAACAATGAATACCTTTCCGAATCAGATATGCTTCCAGCAAATGTTGACGTTATTGGGCCGCTGGTCACTCCAGCCTCTCCTACTCCATCTCCGGACTGTAGGTTTCCATCTCCGccctccactccctccctgcccctttctccctccatatCCCCTCTACCCGTGCCAACtccccctcctccgcctcctctctctcctcaacttATGCTtctgacaccaccaccacctccgcctccgcctcctcctctgtcAAATGTATCCACCCCATCTTctaccaccccaccaccctccatctctcctcctcctcctcctccctcaagtCCCCCTCCTGTTCCTCTTTCTGCTCCTCCTCAGTCTCACTCAGGCCCTTCCACACCACTGGGCGCTTCTCCCATACCACCCATCAGCTCCATCCCAGATCCACCACCTCCATCAAGCCCTTTACCAACACCTGAAATTCATGAATGCCCTGAGTCTGTGTCCCGTGTTGAAGTGTCACTTCCTGTGACATCAGCACCCCCTCCTCCTGTCCCCAAAGAGGAGGCTCAGTGCCCAAAGTCTCTCTGGGACGCTGTGCACCGCATCCGTAAGCACACGGCACCAGACTCagagaacgaggaggaggaggcagcagagtCGTGGGAAAACCCGGACAGTGTTGGCTCAGACATTGTGGACTTAGACCTGGACGACGATTCGATGTTTGATCATGAAGCGTGGACtttacaggaagtgacgtcacaATACTGGAACGCTGCGGAACATCAGTGCTCTACCAGTGACAGGAGTGCTTCTGCGAGTGGGACAGTCGCAGAGGGTGAATTGGGATCCTTCAATCTGATTAAACCGGGTAAAGGGGGTAGCAAAGGGCATTCAGAGGAGGATACCTTATCATGCAGCAGTTCGGACAGCCATGCCTCCAGAGACACTGTTATcatgggagatggggagggagaaggggaggagggagaggacaggctCTTAGAGACTGAGGCAGAGGATGGCAGAGCAGAGGACTTCACAACCTTTTCAGACCAGACTGAGAGCTTGAATGAAGAGCTTGACGTTATCACTAAAACATCACAAAGTGATGACAACGACTTGGATGGCAGCAATGACACTGATTTGGCGGGAATGCACGAAACACCCATGTTAGCCAGTGAAAAAGAGGGGAGCAAAGGATCTGTCAAAATCTACACCActgaaggagtggaggagaacagGCAATCAGAAGGTGTTACTGAATCACAGGCTACCCTGTCCTCTGATTATGATGCGTAG